The proteins below are encoded in one region of Tamandua tetradactyla isolate mTamTet1 chromosome 9, mTamTet1.pri, whole genome shotgun sequence:
- the MRGPRD gene encoding mas-related G-protein coupled receptor member D, with translation MDGSHHFFFSLEVDLVAGMNQTLNHSWTPAPTTSGFQMDALEVACLAIRVLALCICLCGLLGNGLVIWLLSFHFQWTPTYIYILNLAVADALFLLCVTSLVSLEIISRDSIHSKAYDVLSRAKYFTYTAGLGLLTAISTQRCLSVLFPIWYKCRRPQCLSTAVSVLLWALSFLLNLLASYFCSHFWSINERQCFTMDTMLGVLILAVFTPVLTVSSVTLFIRVRRSSRQWQWQRRPSRLFVVILASVLVFLVCALPLGVYWFILSWLPLDPSGQLLCRLISRLCSSVSSSANPLIYFLVGSHGSRRRREPLRAMLYRALQEKPELDEGETPSTGAHVSVALECRGHFWGPVSRTGRHSLSDVTELQRCEVAPSNDRTVVLREKRDQKPG, from the exons ATGGATGGCAGCCACCACTTCTTCTTCTCCCTGGAGGTGGATCTGGTGGCAG GGATGAACCAGACATTGAACCACAGCTGGACCCCGGCGCCGACCACCAGCGGCTTCCAGATGGACGCGCTGGAGGTGGCCTGCCTTGCGATCCGCGTGCTGGCCCTGTGCATCTGCTTGTGCGGGCTGCTGGGCAACGGCCTGGTCATCTGGCTGCTCAGCTTCCACTTCCAGTGGACACCCACCTACATCTACATCCTCAACCTGGCCGTGGCCGACGCCCTCTTCCTGCTGTGCGTGACATCCCTGGTCAGCCTGGAGATCATCTCCCGGGACAGCATCCACAGCAAAGCGTACGATGTCCTCAGCAGGGCGAAGTATTTCACCTACACGGCGGGCCTGGGCCTCCTCACGGCCATCAGCACCCAACGCTGTCTGTCCGTCCTCTTCCCCATCTGGTACAAGTGCCGCCGGCCCCAGTGCCTGTCGACGGCGGTCAGCGTCCTGCTCTGGGCACTGTCCTTCCTGTTGAACCTGCTGGCCTCGTACTTCTGCAGCCACTTCTGGAGCATCAATGAGAGGCAGTGCTTCACCATGGACACCATGCTGGGCGTGCTCATCCTGGCCGTCTTCACGCCCGTGTTGACCGTGTCCAGTGTCACCCTCTTCATCCGGGTGCGGAGAAGCTCCcggcagtggcagtggcagcgGCGGCCTTCGAGGCTCTTCGTGGTCATCCTGGCGTCCGTGCTGGTGTTCCTGGTTTGCGCCCTGCCCCTCGGCGTCTACTGGTTCATCCTGTCCTGGCTGCCTCTGGACCCCAGCGGGCAGCTCCTGTGCCGTCTCATCTCGCGTCTCTGCTCCAGCGTGAGCAGCAGCGCCAACCCCCTCATCTACTTCCTCGTGGGCAGCCACGGCAGCCGCAGACGGAGGGAGCCCCTGAGGGCCATGCTTTACCGGGCGCTGCAGGAGAAGCCCGAGCTGGACGAGGGGGAGACGCCCTCCACGG GAGCCCACGTGTCAGTAGCATTGGAGTGCCGTGGTCACTTTTGGGGTCCAG TTTCCAGGACGGGAAGGCACAGCCTCAGCGATGTCACGGAACTACAAAGGTGCGAGGTGGCACCCAGCAACGACAGGACGGTAGTACTGAGGGAGAAGCGGGACCAGAAGCCAGGCTAG